The following are from one region of the Littorina saxatilis isolate snail1 linkage group LG4, US_GU_Lsax_2.0, whole genome shotgun sequence genome:
- the LOC138963599 gene encoding snaclec bothrojaracin subunit beta-like produces MGYHCTLAMCIIAATILLADTKLVMTSFTRANADDVSFTANVLFTVQTMSQVECGQECLRHETCVTFTFVTSEGFCRGHNDVMSLVDSHVPTPLARSFVRTEALCSQAGESFSLQAGLCVRAFNDVMSFDDANQTCNQHGGGHIMHLKTAGELQLLESIIAEMGWNDWIWVGADDKQVEGEFRWSDGSLLDANSAVPWASGEPNNYAEDFGQEDCVNLSPGTVKGLFDMPCDQSPAVMCLFVCQIDM; encoded by the exons ATGGGGTATCATTGTACGCTGGCGATGTGCATCATTGCTGCAACCATTCTGTTGGCTGACACCAAACTTgtaatgacgtcatttactcGTGCCAATGCGGATGACGTCAGTTTTACGGCCAACGTCCTCTTCACTGTGCAAACTATGTCACAAGTGGAGTGTGGACAGGAATGTTTGCGTCACGAGACTTGCGTCACTTTCACCTTCGTGACTTCAGAAGGTTTTTGTCGTGGGCACAATGACGTCATGAGTTTGGTTGACTCTCATGTGCCCACACCTCTCGCGAGGAGTTTCGTTCGCACTGAAG cGCTGTGCAGTCAAGCTGGCGAGAGCTTCTCCCTGCAAGCGGGTCTCTGTGTCAGAGCCTTCAATGACGTCATGTCATTCGATGACGCCAATCAGACGTGCAATCAACATGGCGGTGGTCATATCATGCACCTGAAGACGGCAGGGGAACTCCAGCTCTTGGAAAGCATCATTGCGGAGATGG GCTGGAACGATTGGATATGGGTGGGAGCAGACGACAAGCAAGTGGAGGGGGAGTTCCGCTGGTCAGACGGCAGCCTTTTGGATGCGAACAGCGCGGTACCATGGGCGTCGGGTGAACCCAATAATTATGCAGAAGACTTCGGCCAGGAGGACTGCGTCAATCTTTCTCCCGGCACGGTGAAAGGGCTTTTTGACATGCCCTGTGATCAATCGCCGGCTGTCatgtgtctctttgtctgtcagATTGACATGTAA
- the LOC138963600 gene encoding C-type lectin 1-like, which yields MSLKMWTVGYYCAVAMVVIAVNIQLRQAVSTNSADLLDTATCRRDDIKTLTYTMMSFTNVDADDFMFKADVLFEVHTTSEEDCARQCIRHEVCITFTFMTPQGLCRGHKVVMSRDDSYLFSPLARSFVHTKALLCGQLEGYSWQVGHCVRPFDVTVSADDAQQMCIQHGGGHLIHLKTAGQLQLIECIFDKMGWDGKFAWVGADDKQVEGEFRWSDGSLLPISSALWEVGQPNNAHDLEHCVGIESTSRLFDRRCNGTDGQRAPFVCQVDL from the exons ATGTCTCTTAAGATGTGGACAGTAGGATATTACTGCGCAGTGGCAATGGTCGTTATTGCTGTCAACATTCAGCTAAGACAGGCAGTATCAACTAATTCTGCCGATCTACTTGATACCGCAACATGCAGGCGAGATGATATCAAAACCCTCACGTACACAATGATGTCATTTACTAACGTCGATGcagatgacttcatgttcaAGGCTGACGTCCTCTTCGAGGTACACACTACGTCAGAAGAGGACTGCGCACGACAATGCATACGTCACGAGGTTTGCATCACATTCACCTTCATGACGCCACAAGGTCTTTGTCGTGGTCACAAAGTTGTAATGAGTAGGGACGACTCTTACTTGTTTTCACCATTAGCAAGAAGTTTCGTGCACACTAAAG CGCTACTTTGCGGCCAACTCGAAGGCTATTCCTGGCAGGTAGGCCACTGCGTCAGACCCTTCGACGTCACAGTGTCGGCCGATGACGCTCAGCAGATGTGCATTCAGCATGGCGGTGGACATCTGATACATCTGAAGACGGCAGGGCAACTTCAACTGATAGAATGCATCTTTGACAAGATGG GCTGGGACGGCAAGTTTGCATGGGTGGGAGCGGACGACAAGCAAGTGGAGGGCGAGTTCCGCTGGTCAGACGGTAGCCTGCTCCCCATCAGTTCTGCCCTGTGGGAGGTGGGTCAACCCAACAACGCCCATGATCTGGAGCACTGTGTGGGTATCGAGTCCACAAGTCGCCTTTTTGACAGACGCTGCAATGGCACTGATGGGCAGCGAGCACCGTTTGTTTGTCAGGTTGACTTGTAA